A window of the Oncorhynchus clarkii lewisi isolate Uvic-CL-2024 unplaced genomic scaffold, UVic_Ocla_1.0 unplaced_contig_12070_pilon_pilon, whole genome shotgun sequence genome harbors these coding sequences:
- the LOC139394609 gene encoding uncharacterized protein isoform X2, with protein MCCSCSIRGWLIFFTILQVIGGMSFIVTPWKYYRSRENDLDERLSPVRWTIFTAGVVSFLLGITGLHGARKKNKNFLITYSVGSCLRCFGLGFLTYYLPPQLPNMMKAWCEGYIPLHTNGRDVVPGLMQLQTTGECCGLFHGYKDWGSPVPSSCTCNPLRQGSCVFAEYGFVYKQPCMDLIVKIYMDMNIVRNTCIFYVVVTAIVMLLALVMTRRIQKASSAEVTMDLSYRNAPNMEMATTPQAPPMLPATQAHPMLSSTQAPLHASSYYQPPPPYQYDGKH; from the exons ATGTGTTGTTCCTGCTCTATTAGAGGCTGGCTGATTTTCTTCACAATCCTACAAGTG ATTGGTGGCATGAGTTTCATTGTCACCCCTTGGAAGTATTACAGGAGCAGAGAAAAT GACCTAGATGAACGCCTGTCTCCTGTCAGATGGACTATCTTCACAGCAGGTGTGGTCTCCTTTCTCCTTGGCATCACGGGTCTGCATGGAGCTCGTAAGAAGAACAAGAACTTCCTGATCACG TATTCAGTTGGATCTTGTCTGCGATGCTTTGGACTGGGGTTTCTGACCTACTACCTTCCACCACAG cttccAAATATGATGAAAGCCTGGTGTGAAGGGTACATCCCGTTGCACACAAATGGAAGAGATGTGGTACCAGGACTGATGCAACTGCAAACCACT GGTGAATGCTGTGGATTGTTCCATGGGTATAAAGATTGGggttctcctgtcccctcctcgtGTACATGCAATCCTCTCCGACAAGGGTCCTgtgtttttgctgagt ATGGCTTTGTTTACAAACAA CCTTGTATGGATCTAATTGTGAAGATTTACATGGACATGAATATTGTGAGGAACACCTGTATTTTCTACGTGGTCGTTACG GCCATTGTAATGCTTCTGGCATTGGTAATGACCCGTAGAATCCAAAAAGCCTCCTCGGCTGAGGTGACCATGGATCTTAGCTATAGAAACGCACCCAACATGGAAATGGCAACTACTCCTCAAGCTCCTCCCATGCTGCCTGCCACACAAGCTCATCCCATGCTGTCTTCAACACAAGCTCCTCTTCATGCCAGCTCTTATTACCAGCCACCTCCTCCGTACCAGTACGATGGGAAACACTAG
- the LOC139394609 gene encoding uncharacterized protein isoform X1, translating into MCCSCSIRGWLIFFTILQVIGGMSFIVTPWKYYRSRENDLDERLSPVRWTIFTAGVVSFLLGITGLHGARKKNKNFLITYSVGSCLRCFGLGFLTYYLPPQLPNMMKAWCEGYIPLHTNGRDVVPGLMQLQTTHGFVYKQPCMDLIVKIYMDMNIVRNTCIFYVVVTAIVMLLALVMTRRIQKASSAEVTMDLSYRNAPNMEMATTPQAPPMLPATQAHPMLSSTQAPLHASSYYQPPPPYQYDGKH; encoded by the exons ATGTGTTGTTCCTGCTCTATTAGAGGCTGGCTGATTTTCTTCACAATCCTACAAGTG ATTGGTGGCATGAGTTTCATTGTCACCCCTTGGAAGTATTACAGGAGCAGAGAAAAT GACCTAGATGAACGCCTGTCTCCTGTCAGATGGACTATCTTCACAGCAGGTGTGGTCTCCTTTCTCCTTGGCATCACGGGTCTGCATGGAGCTCGTAAGAAGAACAAGAACTTCCTGATCACG TATTCAGTTGGATCTTGTCTGCGATGCTTTGGACTGGGGTTTCTGACCTACTACCTTCCACCACAG cttccAAATATGATGAAAGCCTGGTGTGAAGGGTACATCCCGTTGCACACAAATGGAAGAGATGTGGTACCAGGACTGATGCAACTGCAAACCACT CATGGCTTTGTTTACAAACAA CCTTGTATGGATCTAATTGTGAAGATTTACATGGACATGAATATTGTGAGGAACACCTGTATTTTCTACGTGGTCGTTACG GCCATTGTAATGCTTCTGGCATTGGTAATGACCCGTAGAATCCAAAAAGCCTCCTCGGCTGAGGTGACCATGGATCTTAGCTATAGAAACGCACCCAACATGGAAATGGCAACTACTCCTCAAGCTCCTCCCATGCTGCCTGCCACACAAGCTCATCCCATGCTGTCTTCAACACAAGCTCCTCTTCATGCCAGCTCTTATTACCAGCCACCTCCTCCGTACCAGTACGATGGGAAACACTAG